In a single window of the Drosophila subpulchrella strain 33 F10 #4 breed RU33 chromosome X, RU_Dsub_v1.1 Primary Assembly, whole genome shotgun sequence genome:
- the LOC119557024 gene encoding ubiquitin carboxyl-terminal hydrolase isozyme L5, translating into MAAMAEANPGEGSAEEVDNSWCLIESDPGVFTELIRGFGCTGAQVEEIWTLDADAFHHLEPIHGLIFLFKWVQDDKPAGRVVKDRDDIFFARQVTTNACATQALVSLLLNLRHPDIDLGNTLNGFKRFCQDLDPVTRGLCLGNEQKIREVHNSFARPVLFELDLRQAPPDDDVYHFVGYMPIKGRLFELDGLHEGPIELAEIGKEQNWLDVVRPIIEARMQRYSVGEIHFNLMALVSDRQRCYERQIQLLVHQPSPLSHSERQAEIASLRTYVKFEQDKKRRYRQENLRRRHNYLPFIVELLKQLGETGQLMPIYEKAKQRAIQCQASANQKLKQAKAP; encoded by the coding sequence GGATCTGCTGAGGAGGTGGACAACAGCTGGTGCCTGATCGAGAGTGATCCGGGTGTCTTTACCGAGCTCATTCGGGGATTCGGCTGCACGGGCGCCCAGGTGGAGGAGATATGGACCCTGGATGCCGACGCCTTCCATCACCTGGAGCCCATCCATGGCCTGATCTTTCTGTTCAAGTGGGTGCAGGACGACAAGCCCGCCGGACGCGTGGTCAAGGATCGGGATGACATCTTCTTTGCCCGCCAGGTGACCACGAATGCCTGTGCCACACAGGCCCTTGTCAGCCTGCTGCTGAATCTCCGCCATCCGGACATCGATTTGGGTAACACCCTGAATGGATTCAAGCGCTTTTGCCAGGACCTGGATCCGGTGACCCGGGGCCTGTGCCTGGGCAACGAGCAGAAGATCCGCGAGGTGCACAACTCCTTTGCCCGACCCGTACTCTTCGAGCTGGATCTGCGTCAGGCGCCGCCAGATGATGATGTCTACCACTTTGTGGGCTATATGCCCATCAAGGGACGGCTGTTCGAGCTGGACGGGCTGCACGAGGGTCCCATTGAGCTGGCCGAGATCGGCAAGGAGCAGAACTGGCTGGATGTGGTGAGACCCATTATTGAGGCCCGAATGCAGCGGTATAGCGTGGGCGAGATCCACTTCAACCTGATGGCCCTGGTCTCGGATCGCCAGCGGTGCTACGAGCGGCAGATCCAACTGCTCGTCCACCAGCCATCGCCGCTGAGCCACTCGGAGCGCCAGGCGGAGATCGCCAGTCTGCGGACCTATGTGAAGTTCGAGCAGGACAAGAAGCGTCGCTACCGCCAGGAGAACCTGCGGCGGCGCCACAACTATCTGCCCTTCATCGTGGAGCTGCTGAAGCAGCTGGGCGAGACCGGGCAACTGATGCCCATCTACGAGAAGGCAAAGCAGCGGGCCATCCAGTGCCAGGCCTCCGCCAATCAGAAGCTTAAGCAAGCCAAGGCACCGTGA